The Sedimentisphaera salicampi genome includes a region encoding these proteins:
- the gyrA gene encoding DNA gyrase subunit A gives MTDEINRPEFKEFIEEKSILDEMKHSYLNYSMSVIVSRALPDVRDGLKPSQRRILVAMNDLNLGPRGKHRKCAKIAGDTSGNYHPHGEAVVYPTLVRMGQGWSMRYMLVDPQGNFGSIDGDPPAAMRYTEARMHAAATDMLEDINKETVDFVQNYDETRTEPVVLPSKFPNLLVNGSTGIAVGMATNMAPHNITEVCRAMIKLIDNPESTILDLMEDLPGPDFPTGGIICGKKGIMDAYTNGRGHVRVRCRYDVEETKTGKSKIIITEIPYMVVKTNVVSKIADCVHSGLLPEVADVNDESDRKGLRIVVDIKKDAEPEVVINKLFKYTQLQTTFAINNVVLVNNRPMTLNMRQLMQEYLDHRKDVIRRRTQFLLRKSRNRAHILEGLILAVSDIDEIIELIKSSPDVPNAKLNLMNKPLKLVESATLKRLLPEDFLSEAEGGEKYLTGPQADAILGMQLQKLTGLEIEKLANEYAKLAEQIRHYEKILADEKIVFSMIREDLSEMVEKYGDKRRTEITEAVEDFDIEDLIQEEKVVVTVSHEGYVKRMPIDTYRKQGRGGRGIIGSDSKDDDFIERLFIASTHDYLMVFTDNGRCYWLKVYRIPNLSRQSKGRSIANLLELGDSRIMSIINVREFDQRNLIFATRKGIVKKTVLEAYGNVRANGVNAIKLDEDDDLISVGITGGSDEILLATKNGMSIRFSEEDVRQMGRTARGVKGIRLKSDDKAVGMIILEPGSSILTICENGFGKRTALSEYRLQSRGGSGIINIKKSDRNGDVVAVMPAADKDDIMMITRNGIIIRTGLEEVREIGRNTAGVRLIKLGKDDQVVSTARIVNEQEAEAEVEAAEEAEEEK, from the coding sequence ATGACAGACGAGATAAATAGGCCGGAATTTAAAGAGTTCATCGAGGAGAAATCAATCCTTGATGAGATGAAGCATTCGTATCTGAATTATTCGATGAGCGTGATAGTATCACGTGCTCTCCCGGATGTTCGAGACGGGCTCAAGCCCTCTCAGAGGCGAATTCTGGTGGCGATGAACGATTTGAACCTAGGGCCTCGCGGAAAACACAGAAAATGCGCCAAGATTGCCGGTGATACCAGCGGTAACTATCATCCCCACGGCGAGGCTGTTGTGTATCCCACGCTGGTTCGCATGGGTCAGGGCTGGAGCATGCGTTATATGCTCGTTGACCCGCAGGGCAACTTCGGGAGCATAGACGGCGACCCTCCAGCTGCAATGCGTTACACCGAAGCACGTATGCACGCCGCTGCTACGGATATGCTTGAAGACATCAACAAAGAGACTGTTGACTTCGTGCAGAACTACGATGAAACCAGAACCGAACCTGTTGTTTTGCCGTCGAAATTCCCCAATCTGCTCGTAAACGGCTCAACAGGAATTGCCGTTGGAATGGCAACGAATATGGCCCCGCACAACATCACAGAAGTGTGCAGGGCGATGATAAAGCTCATAGACAACCCCGAAAGCACAATCCTCGATCTTATGGAAGATCTGCCCGGGCCGGATTTCCCCACAGGCGGGATAATCTGCGGCAAAAAGGGCATTATGGATGCCTACACCAATGGGCGCGGGCATGTGCGAGTTCGGTGCAGGTATGATGTTGAGGAAACGAAGACCGGCAAGAGCAAGATCATCATCACAGAGATCCCTTATATGGTTGTGAAAACCAACGTGGTATCGAAAATTGCCGACTGCGTTCACAGCGGGCTCCTGCCAGAGGTGGCAGATGTGAACGACGAATCGGACAGGAAAGGGCTGAGAATCGTTGTTGATATCAAGAAGGATGCAGAGCCGGAAGTTGTTATCAACAAGCTCTTCAAATATACCCAGCTTCAAACCACCTTCGCTATAAACAACGTTGTGCTGGTGAACAACCGCCCGATGACGCTCAATATGCGTCAGCTGATGCAGGAATACCTTGACCACCGCAAAGACGTAATACGAAGAAGAACCCAGTTCCTGCTGAGAAAATCACGCAACAGGGCACACATTCTCGAAGGTTTGATTCTTGCGGTAAGCGATATTGATGAAATAATCGAGCTGATCAAGAGCTCGCCTGATGTGCCTAATGCCAAGCTCAATCTTATGAACAAACCCCTCAAGCTCGTTGAGTCTGCAACGCTGAAAAGGCTTCTGCCTGAAGATTTCCTATCCGAGGCAGAAGGGGGAGAGAAATATCTCACAGGCCCGCAGGCTGATGCGATCCTTGGTATGCAGCTTCAGAAGCTCACCGGCCTTGAGATTGAGAAGCTTGCCAATGAGTATGCAAAGCTTGCCGAGCAGATAAGGCATTACGAAAAGATCCTCGCAGATGAGAAAATCGTGTTTTCCATGATACGCGAAGACCTCTCTGAGATGGTGGAGAAATACGGAGATAAAAGACGAACCGAAATCACAGAGGCGGTAGAGGATTTTGATATCGAAGACCTCATCCAGGAAGAGAAGGTTGTGGTAACGGTGAGCCATGAAGGATACGTTAAGCGTATGCCGATAGACACCTACCGCAAGCAGGGACGAGGCGGACGCGGAATAATCGGGTCAGACAGCAAAGACGACGACTTTATAGAGAGGCTCTTCATCGCCAGCACGCACGACTACCTTATGGTGTTTACCGATAACGGCCGGTGCTACTGGCTCAAGGTGTATCGAATTCCGAACCTCTCAAGGCAGAGCAAGGGCAGAAGCATCGCCAACCTCCTCGAGCTGGGCGATTCAAGAATTATGTCTATCATAAATGTTCGCGAGTTCGACCAGCGCAACCTGATTTTCGCCACTCGCAAGGGCATTGTTAAGAAGACTGTTCTCGAGGCTTACGGTAATGTCCGTGCTAACGGCGTGAATGCGATCAAGCTCGATGAAGACGACGACCTTATAAGCGTTGGTATTACCGGCGGCAGCGATGAGATCCTGCTGGCTACCAAAAACGGAATGAGCATAAGATTCAGCGAGGAAGACGTTCGCCAGATGGGGCGAACAGCTCGAGGCGTTAAGGGCATTAGGCTCAAATCCGATGACAAAGCAGTAGGGATGATTATCCTCGAGCCCGGCAGCTCAATCCTGACAATATGCGAAAACGGCTTCGGCAAACGAACTGCCCTGAGCGAATACCGCTTGCAGTCTCGCGGCGGCTCGGGAATCATAAATATTAAGAAGTCCGATAGGAACGGCGATGTTGTCGCAGTTATGCCGGCAGCAGACAAAGACGATATAATGATGATTACCAGAAACGGGATTATCATAAGAACCGGCCTCGAAGAGGTGCGGGAAATCGGCAGGAATACGGCAGGCGTAAGGCTGATTAAGCTCGGCAAAGATGATCAGGTGGTCTCAACTGCGAGAATCGTAAACGAGCAGGAAGCTGAGGCTGAAGTGGAAGCGGCTGAAGAGGCCGAGGAAGAAAAGTAA
- a CDS encoding GLUG motif-containing protein has protein sequence MCYLRLSILASIIIPSLVFGFAGGDGTESSPYQISTPDHLEAVNDDPAAHYVMTNDINLSGRSYERAVIAPDTDYSDGNGYYKYEFDGTRFSGTFDGAGFRVLNLNIDSSLSEGDYPGHLGLFGRTDGAEIKNLGIEGVDIEGGDDSRYIGGMCGWNYDSRITDCYANGTVSGGDESQDFGGFCGVNYTGSITNCCSNVAVFGGDESSRIGGLCGYNYDNYGKITNCCANGTVSGGENSSHIGGLCGLNSNQAAIENSYADVSVSGHDILGGLCGNNNGSVKRCYATGSVSGGDDSYADNLGGLCGRSTYKIENSYATGSVSGGSESDNIGGICGNNYYGSIKNCYATGTVSGDNNIGGICGLNYNDSGVIENCFWDILTSGLYSSAEGTGITTFAMHRQITFTDAGWDYVNEDTNGMIDLWYQNPDDYPKLFWQAIPGDCNYDGYVGQNDILIMAEQWLDYSDRYNRLEADLNFDDYVDILDYSIFFENWLDAN, from the coding sequence ATGTGTTACCTCAGATTATCAATTCTGGCATCGATTATCATTCCCTCGCTTGTATTTGGTTTTGCAGGGGGCGATGGAACTGAAAGCAGCCCATACCAGATTTCGACTCCAGACCATCTTGAAGCGGTGAATGATGATCCTGCAGCCCATTATGTTATGACAAATGACATAAATCTTTCCGGGAGATCTTACGAGCGTGCCGTAATTGCTCCCGATACAGATTACAGCGATGGTAACGGTTATTACAAATATGAGTTCGATGGCACTCGTTTCTCAGGTACATTTGACGGGGCAGGCTTTCGGGTCCTTAATTTGAACATTGACTCCTCGCTTTCGGAAGGGGATTATCCTGGCCATCTCGGACTTTTCGGTAGAACTGATGGTGCGGAAATAAAAAATCTTGGAATTGAGGGCGTTGATATAGAAGGCGGGGATGATTCACGATATATAGGCGGTATGTGCGGCTGGAATTACGATAGCAGAATAACAGACTGCTATGCAAATGGAACTGTTTCAGGCGGCGATGAATCTCAGGATTTTGGCGGTTTTTGCGGAGTTAATTACACAGGTTCAATTACAAACTGCTGTTCGAATGTAGCTGTTTTTGGCGGCGATGAATCTAGCAGAATCGGCGGTCTATGCGGGTACAATTACGATAATTACGGAAAAATCACGAACTGCTGTGCGAACGGCACTGTTTCGGGCGGAGAAAATTCCAGCCATATCGGCGGACTGTGCGGATTAAATTCTAATCAGGCTGCTATTGAAAACTCTTATGCCGATGTCTCTGTTTCAGGACATGATATCCTCGGAGGTTTGTGCGGGAATAATAATGGCTCAGTAAAAAGATGCTATGCCACAGGCTCTGTTTCTGGAGGGGATGATTCTTATGCCGATAATCTTGGCGGTTTGTGCGGAAGGAGTACTTACAAAATTGAAAATTCCTATGCCACAGGCTCTGTCTCTGGTGGCAGCGAGTCGGATAATATCGGTGGAATCTGCGGGAATAATTACTACGGTTCAATCAAAAACTGCTATGCCACGGGAACTGTTTCGGGGGATAATAATATTGGCGGGATATGCGGTCTTAATTATAATGATAGCGGGGTAATTGAAAACTGTTTCTGGGATATTTTGACCAGCGGACTATATTCAAGCGCTGAGGGAACAGGTATTACGACTTTTGCAATGCACAGACAAATCACGTTTACAGATGCCGGCTGGGATTATGTGAACGAGGATACGAACGGAATGATAGATTTATGGTATCAAAATCCGGACGATTACCCGAAGCTTTTCTGGCAGGCAATTCCAGGCGACTGCAACTATGACGGGTACGTCGGCCAGAATGATATATTGATTATGGCAGAGCAGTGGCTTGATTATTCTGACAGATATAATCGCTTGGAAGCAGATCTAAACTTTGATGATTACGTTGATATTCTCGATTATTCTATATTTTTTGAGAATTGGCTTGATGCAAATTAG